From one uncultured Methanoregula sp. genomic stretch:
- a CDS encoding helix-turn-helix transcriptional regulator, whose amino-acid sequence MKNRIKVYRAMRDMTQEELAERLRVTRRTINSIEGDKYNPSIELAFRIARLFEVPVEEMFSLDDEG is encoded by the coding sequence ATGAAGAACAGGATCAAGGTATACCGGGCTATGCGGGACATGACGCAGGAGGAGCTGGCAGAGCGCCTCCGGGTGACCCGCCGGACCATCAACTCTATCGAGGGGGACAAGTATAACCCTTCGATAGAACTTGCCTTCAGGATCGCACGGCTGTTTGAGGTCCCGGTCGAGGAAATGTTCAGCCTCGATGATGAGGGATAA